The Sphingomonas sinipercae genome contains a region encoding:
- a CDS encoding 50S ribosomal protein L25/general stress protein Ctc, whose amino-acid sequence MSEQLTLPAETRDRAGKGASRALRREGRVPVVVYGDKQEPLSLHVEEKLLAKMLSTGHFMNSVVMVDIAGKANRTLPKDVQFHPVTSRPIHVDFLRIGEHSQVNVNVPVRFADEEESPGLKRGGVLNVVRHELELVCDASKIPDEISISLAGLEIGDSLHISAITLPEGSKSAIDDRDFTIATVVAPSAMKSEESEEEAPAATDVPAINQDEGEAGEGEAQAE is encoded by the coding sequence ATGAGCGAACAGCTGACGCTGCCCGCCGAGACGCGCGACCGGGCTGGCAAGGGAGCCTCCCGCGCACTGCGTCGTGAAGGTCGGGTCCCCGTCGTCGTATATGGCGACAAGCAAGAACCCCTGTCCCTTCATGTCGAGGAAAAGCTCCTCGCCAAGATGCTGTCGACGGGTCACTTCATGAATTCCGTCGTCATGGTCGACATCGCCGGAAAGGCGAACCGCACCCTTCCCAAGGACGTGCAGTTCCACCCGGTCACGAGCCGTCCGATCCATGTCGACTTCCTCCGCATCGGCGAGCACAGCCAGGTCAACGTCAACGTGCCGGTCCGCTTCGCCGACGAAGAAGAGTCGCCCGGCCTGAAGCGCGGCGGCGTGCTCAACGTTGTCCGTCACGAGCTTGAGTTGGTCTGCGACGCGTCGAAGATCCCGGACGAGATTTCGATCTCGCTCGCCGGGCTCGAAATCGGCGATTCGCTGCACATTTCGGCGATCACCCTGCCGGAAGGTTCGAAGTCGGCGATCGACGACCGCGATTTTACCATCGCCACTGTTGTCGCTCCGTCGGCGATGAAGTCGGAAGAATCGGAAGAAGAGGCTCCGGCCGCGACCGACGTTCCGGCCATCAACCAGGACGAAGGCGAAGCTGGCGAAGGCGAAGCGCAGGCCGAATAA
- the pth gene encoding aminoacyl-tRNA hydrolase, producing the protein MQIWVGLGNPGAKYAMHRHNVGFMAVDAIGEVHGFGPWSKKFRSLISEGRVGRHRVLLVRPQTFMNDSGDAVQQALNFYKLDLDALTVFHDELDLGAMKVKVKQGGGTAGHNGLRSIDKALGPDFRRVRIGIGHPGPGLKHLVTPHVLGNYAKSEIEPLSDLLAAVADEAQWLADGDDVRFMSEVARRMHDE; encoded by the coding sequence ATGCAAATCTGGGTCGGCCTTGGAAATCCCGGCGCGAAGTACGCCATGCACCGGCACAATGTCGGCTTCATGGCGGTCGACGCGATCGGTGAAGTGCACGGGTTCGGCCCGTGGTCGAAGAAATTCCGAAGCCTGATTTCCGAAGGCCGCGTGGGCAGGCATCGCGTGCTGCTGGTGCGGCCGCAGACCTTCATGAACGACAGCGGCGATGCGGTTCAGCAGGCGCTGAATTTCTACAAGCTCGACCTGGATGCGCTGACCGTCTTTCACGACGAGCTCGACCTCGGCGCGATGAAGGTCAAGGTGAAGCAGGGCGGCGGCACCGCGGGCCACAATGGCCTGCGGTCGATCGACAAGGCGCTCGGGCCGGATTTTCGCCGGGTGCGGATTGGCATCGGCCACCCCGGACCGGGCCTGAAGCACCTCGTCACGCCCCACGTGCTCGGCAATTATGCGAAGTCGGAGATCGAGCCGCTGTCCGACCTCCTCGCCGCCGTCGCCGACGAAGCGCAATGGCTGGCCGACGGCGACGACGTTCGCTTCATGAGCGAAGTCGCGCGCCGGATGCACGACGAATGA
- a CDS encoding TIGR02466 family protein, which yields MSVRDLFPTRLYEAQLETDLDELAHSIRSLAQDDGAGRQWSRDHRYAGYTSYASLNDLPRRDPAFADLAKALTRHARSFAIDLGWEVRPRLDSLWVNLLKSGGQHSGHIHPQSILSGTFYVEVPQGSGAIRFEDPRLPLMMAAPQRPDSFVSVEPHPGLLLLWESWLRHEVRPGPGKGERLSISFNFA from the coding sequence ATGAGCGTCCGGGACCTGTTCCCGACGCGGCTGTATGAAGCGCAGCTGGAAACCGACCTCGACGAGCTGGCGCATTCGATCCGCTCGCTCGCCCAGGACGACGGCGCGGGGCGGCAATGGAGCCGCGACCATCGCTACGCCGGCTACACCAGCTACGCCTCGCTGAACGATCTCCCGCGCCGCGACCCCGCCTTTGCCGACCTTGCAAAGGCGCTCACCCGTCACGCGCGAAGCTTCGCCATCGACCTGGGCTGGGAAGTCCGGCCAAGGCTCGACAGCCTGTGGGTCAATTTGTTGAAAAGCGGTGGGCAACATAGTGGACACATCCATCCGCAAAGCATCCTGTCCGGCACATTCTATGTCGAAGTGCCGCAAGGCTCCGGTGCGATCCGCTTCGAAGATCCGCGCCTGCCGCTGATGATGGCCGCGCCGCAGCGCCCCGACAGCTTCGTTTCCGTCGAACCGCACCCGGGCCTGCTGCTGCTTTGGGAAAGCTGGCTTCGCCACGAGGTGCGCCCGGGCCCGGGCAAAGGCGAGCGGTTGAGCATCAGCTTCAATTTCGCGTAA
- the ychF gene encoding redox-regulated ATPase YchF produces MGFRCGIVGLPNVGKSTLFNALTETAAAQAANYPFCTIEPNVGRVAVPDPRLDKIREIAKSAQEIETQIEFVDIAGLVRGASKGEGLGNQFLANIREVDAIVHVLRCFEGGDVTHVEGRVDPIADAETVETELMLADLDSLERRVPNLAKKAQQGDKEAKIEASVLGQALELLRASKPARLTQPKDAEEEKALKRAQLLTAKPVLYVCNVDEGDAAEGNALSARVFEKAAAENAKAVVVSAAIEAEIVTLPSEEREAFLADLGLEETGLSRVIRAGYELLGLITFFTAGPKEARAWTVRRGAKGPEAAGAIHTDFERGFIRAETIAFDDFVACGGEAGAKDAGKMRAEGKEYVVQDGDILLFRFNV; encoded by the coding sequence ATGGGCTTCCGCTGCGGCATCGTCGGCCTGCCGAACGTCGGCAAATCCACCCTTTTCAACGCGCTGACCGAGACGGCTGCGGCACAGGCGGCCAACTATCCGTTCTGCACGATCGAACCAAACGTGGGCCGCGTCGCCGTGCCCGACCCCCGCCTCGACAAGATCCGCGAGATCGCCAAGTCGGCGCAGGAAATCGAAACGCAGATCGAGTTCGTCGACATTGCCGGCCTGGTCCGCGGCGCCAGCAAGGGCGAAGGCCTGGGCAACCAATTCCTTGCCAACATCCGCGAAGTCGACGCCATCGTCCACGTGCTGCGCTGCTTCGAAGGCGGCGACGTCACCCACGTCGAAGGCCGCGTCGATCCCATCGCCGACGCGGAGACGGTTGAGACCGAGCTGATGCTCGCCGACCTCGACAGCCTCGAGCGGCGCGTGCCGAATCTCGCCAAGAAGGCCCAGCAGGGCGACAAGGAAGCGAAGATCGAAGCGTCCGTGCTCGGCCAAGCGCTGGAGTTGCTGCGCGCTTCAAAGCCGGCGCGCCTGACCCAACCCAAGGACGCCGAAGAGGAAAAGGCGCTGAAGCGGGCGCAGCTGCTGACGGCCAAGCCGGTGCTTTACGTTTGCAATGTCGACGAAGGCGACGCGGCCGAAGGCAACGCCCTGTCCGCACGCGTGTTCGAAAAGGCGGCGGCCGAAAATGCGAAAGCCGTGGTGGTTTCGGCGGCAATCGAGGCCGAAATCGTCACCCTTCCAAGCGAAGAGCGTGAGGCCTTTCTTGCCGACCTCGGCCTTGAGGAAACCGGCCTTAGCCGAGTCATTCGCGCCGGCTACGAACTGCTTGGCCTGATCACTTTCTTCACCGCGGGGCCGAAGGAAGCGCGCGCCTGGACGGTGCGCCGCGGCGCCAAGGGGCCCGAAGCCGCCGGCGCGATCCACACCGATTTCGAGCGCGGCTTCATCCGCGCCGAAACCATCGCCTTCGACGACTTCGTCGCGTGCGGCGGGGAAGCCGGCGCGAAGGATGCGGGCAAGATGCGGGCCGAGGGCAAGGAATATGTCGTGCAGGATGGCGACATCCTGCTGTTCCGCTTCAACGTCTAG
- a CDS encoding phosphatase PAP2 family protein: MHPDLPERSRPRRVAIPAAALAVLWLAMLMLGAGVIDEAVLRTLYAGDRPSIAAVARFLTFFGEGVVVVLLSVAAALFLLVRKHPRLGLALIGVTVFGRLLVWAQKYSIVRMRPEIEAHLVPVYSPSFPSAHSANSMIAYLTIAVVLTAGTRWLRPAVAVAFVFAICIGLSRVILGVHWPSDVVGGWSFGLLWVLLALPLAERVAARQPRR; the protein is encoded by the coding sequence ATGCACCCTGATCTTCCCGAACGATCGCGTCCCCGCCGGGTGGCGATCCCCGCCGCAGCCCTTGCCGTTCTGTGGCTGGCGATGCTGATGCTCGGGGCCGGGGTTATCGATGAGGCCGTCCTTCGAACGCTGTATGCCGGCGACCGGCCTTCGATCGCTGCCGTCGCGCGCTTCCTGACGTTTTTCGGCGAAGGTGTGGTTGTCGTGCTGCTCAGCGTCGCGGCCGCACTATTCCTGTTGGTTCGCAAACATCCCCGGCTCGGCCTGGCGCTAATCGGCGTGACCGTTTTCGGCCGGCTGTTGGTGTGGGCTCAGAAATATTCGATCGTCCGGATGCGGCCGGAAATCGAAGCGCACCTCGTGCCGGTTTACAGTCCGTCTTTCCCGTCCGCGCACTCCGCCAATTCGATGATCGCTTATTTGACCATCGCAGTGGTGCTGACGGCCGGGACGCGCTGGCTAAGGCCGGCCGTCGCCGTCGCTTTCGTGTTCGCTATCTGCATCGGACTCAGCCGGGTCATCCTCGGCGTGCACTGGCCAAGCGATGTGGTCGGCGGTTGGTCGTTCGGCCTGCTCTGGGTGCTGCTGGCGCTGCCGCTGGCGGAACGCGTCGCGGCGCGCCAGCCTAGACGTTGA
- a CDS encoding MaoC family dehydratase, with amino-acid sequence MIYLEDIEVGTETDFGSYEVTREEVIDFARKYDPQPFHLSDEEAAKTHFGRLAASGWHTCAMTMAVIARHVVGNDQASLGSPGIDELRWLKPVYPGDTLHVTGTITETTPSRSRPDMGSFRTRTTVTNQDGVQVMTYTSIVLMRRRPA; translated from the coding sequence ATGATCTATCTCGAAGATATCGAAGTCGGGACGGAGACCGATTTCGGTTCCTACGAAGTCACTCGCGAGGAAGTGATCGACTTCGCGCGCAAGTACGATCCGCAGCCGTTCCACCTTTCCGACGAGGAAGCCGCCAAGACCCACTTCGGCCGGCTTGCCGCAAGCGGCTGGCACACTTGCGCAATGACGATGGCGGTCATCGCCCGCCATGTGGTCGGCAACGACCAGGCGAGCCTCGGCTCCCCAGGAATCGACGAGCTGCGTTGGCTAAAGCCCGTTTACCCCGGCGACACGCTCCACGTCACCGGGACCATTACCGAGACCACGCCGTCGCGAAGCCGCCCCGACATGGGCTCCTTCAGGACGCGCACGACGGTCACCAACCAGGACGGTGTCCAGGTGATGACCTACACGTCGATCGTGCTGATGCGCCGCCGCCCTGCCTGA
- a CDS encoding M20/M25/M40 family metallo-hydrolase produces the protein MRRSHLFLLSGAALVLGTGAHAQSADSARIIDEGMNRSQVMLTASQLMDGIGSRLTNSRNLDRAEEWALAKLRSYGLANVRREPFEFGRGWNMTSSKARMVEPRVIEMTAIPVAWTPGTAGTLRAPIVVAPISKVEHLAAWRGKLSGKIVLLTMPGVSDEPKEAAFKRLSDKDIGDEDNYNLPTYDPETLDRRLKRFQFAKQVDAFLKAEGALAWVRKSYRDGKLLHGEGYSYLPNHSPALPGFELAAEDYRRLARLAKTGPAPVIELMSDAQFDDSDHLANNIIAEIPGTDPRAGYVMAGAHFDSWIAGDGAADNGAGSAVVIEAARILRTLGVRPKRTIRFALWEGEEQGLLGSRAYIEQHLVNRATPPGMDGITAYFSWLNRFPLSKKPGYDQLKAYFNMDNGSGKFRGIYAEGNAAAVPLLSEWMAPFNSLGAQAVVAGKTGGTDHVFMQAVGLQGYQFIQDPLDYESRVHHSSIDTLDHLRADDMRQAAVVMAGMLLAAANSDREIPRPPLPTQPLPTDPFAYVDPDE, from the coding sequence ATGCGTCGCTCGCATTTGTTTTTGCTGTCCGGCGCCGCACTGGTGCTTGGAACCGGCGCGCACGCGCAATCGGCGGATAGCGCCAGGATCATCGACGAAGGCATGAACCGCAGCCAGGTGATGCTCACTGCATCGCAGCTGATGGACGGGATCGGGTCGCGCCTGACCAATTCGCGCAATCTCGATCGCGCCGAGGAATGGGCGCTTGCGAAGTTGCGTTCCTACGGCCTGGCGAACGTCCGTCGCGAACCGTTCGAATTCGGCCGCGGGTGGAACATGACATCCAGCAAGGCGCGGATGGTCGAGCCGCGCGTGATTGAGATGACGGCGATCCCCGTTGCCTGGACCCCGGGAACGGCCGGCACCTTGCGCGCGCCGATCGTCGTCGCGCCGATTTCGAAGGTCGAGCATCTGGCGGCGTGGCGCGGCAAGCTGTCGGGCAAGATCGTCCTTCTCACCATGCCGGGGGTCAGCGACGAGCCCAAGGAAGCCGCGTTCAAGCGGCTCAGCGACAAGGATATTGGGGACGAAGACAACTATAATCTTCCAACCTACGACCCAGAGACGCTCGATCGGCGGCTCAAGCGGTTCCAGTTCGCCAAGCAGGTGGACGCTTTCCTGAAGGCCGAAGGCGCGCTCGCCTGGGTCCGCAAAAGCTATCGCGACGGCAAGCTGCTGCACGGCGAAGGCTATTCCTACCTCCCGAACCATTCCCCCGCCTTGCCCGGCTTCGAGCTTGCTGCGGAGGATTATCGGCGCTTGGCGCGACTGGCGAAGACCGGTCCGGCACCCGTCATCGAGCTGATGAGCGACGCCCAGTTCGACGATAGCGACCATCTGGCGAACAACATCATCGCCGAAATTCCGGGCACCGATCCGCGCGCGGGCTATGTAATGGCCGGCGCGCATTTCGACAGCTGGATCGCCGGCGACGGTGCCGCGGACAACGGCGCCGGAAGCGCGGTCGTGATCGAAGCCGCGCGAATTTTAAGAACCCTTGGTGTGCGGCCCAAGCGGACCATCCGGTTCGCCTTGTGGGAAGGCGAAGAGCAGGGGCTTTTGGGGAGCCGCGCCTACATCGAGCAACATCTGGTCAATCGCGCGACCCCGCCCGGGATGGACGGGATCACAGCTTACTTCAGCTGGCTCAACCGTTTCCCGCTGTCGAAGAAGCCCGGTTACGACCAGCTCAAGGCCTATTTCAACATGGACAATGGCTCGGGCAAGTTCCGCGGCATCTATGCGGAAGGCAATGCCGCCGCAGTGCCGCTGTTGAGCGAATGGATGGCGCCCTTCAACTCGCTCGGCGCGCAAGCGGTGGTTGCGGGCAAGACTGGGGGAACGGATCACGTCTTCATGCAGGCCGTCGGGCTCCAGGGGTATCAGTTCATCCAGGATCCGCTCGACTACGAAAGCAGGGTCCACCACTCGAGCATCGACACGCTCGATCACTTGCGGGCCGACGACATGCGGCAGGCCGCGGTGGTAATGGCCGGCATGCTGCTCGCGGCGGCCAATAGCGACCGGGAAATCCCGCGGCCGCCGTTGCCGACCCAGCCGTTGCCGACCGATCCGTTCGCCTACGTCGACCCGGACGAATAA
- a CDS encoding cytochrome c1, whose amino-acid sequence MVRILGFLVGLAFAGVLLISLGNTASTYFASPPEPTAEEEFHEHPRPLHLASDGPLGKFDKQQLQRGFQVYKEVCAACHGMSLVAFRDLEKLGYSEAEVKAIANQWQTEVPSLNPETGEPATRKAIASDRFPSPYPNELAARAANNNALPPDLSLIAKSREGGAAYIHSLLTGYSNQPAELLKKFPAAKTPANLHYNRYFPNLNLAMPPPLSSEGQVVYADGTKSTVDQMATDVSAFLVWAAEPNLERRHAAGLAVVLFLLIGTILGYLAYRNIWAEAKRKVRVTGALEPENQAKSRSSKRKAGIAG is encoded by the coding sequence ATGGTCCGAATTCTCGGTTTTCTGGTCGGCCTCGCGTTCGCGGGCGTATTGCTGATTTCGCTCGGCAACACGGCGTCGACCTATTTCGCCAGCCCTCCGGAGCCGACGGCCGAGGAAGAGTTTCACGAGCATCCGCGCCCGCTTCACCTAGCGAGCGATGGCCCACTCGGGAAGTTCGACAAGCAGCAGCTGCAGCGTGGCTTCCAGGTCTACAAGGAAGTTTGCGCCGCCTGTCACGGCATGAGCCTGGTGGCGTTCCGCGACCTCGAAAAGCTCGGCTATTCCGAGGCTGAGGTGAAGGCGATCGCCAACCAGTGGCAGACGGAAGTACCCAGCCTCAATCCGGAAACGGGCGAACCCGCGACCCGCAAGGCGATCGCTTCCGACCGCTTCCCGTCGCCTTATCCGAACGAGCTGGCGGCCCGTGCAGCGAACAACAACGCCTTGCCGCCGGACCTTTCGCTGATCGCCAAGTCGCGTGAAGGCGGCGCCGCCTACATTCATTCGCTCCTGACCGGCTATTCGAATCAGCCGGCCGAGCTGCTGAAGAAGTTCCCGGCCGCCAAGACGCCGGCGAACCTCCACTACAATCGCTACTTCCCGAACCTTAACCTCGCGATGCCGCCGCCGCTCTCAAGCGAAGGGCAGGTGGTCTATGCGGACGGCACCAAGTCGACGGTCGACCAGATGGCGACAGACGTTTCGGCCTTCCTGGTCTGGGCAGCCGAACCGAACCTCGAGCGGCGCCATGCCGCTGGCCTCGCGGTGGTCCTGTTCCTGCTGATCGGGACGATCCTGGGCTATCTCGCCTACCGCAACATTTGGGCGGAAGCGAAGCGCAAGGTCCGCGTTACCGGTGCTCTCGAACCGGAGAACCAGGCCAAGTCGCGCTCCTCGAAGCGCAAGGCGGGCATCGCCGGCTAA
- a CDS encoding cytochrome b has protein sequence MAFKWAQQYEPKHPFMRWMDERLPLPRLVYGAIGGGYPVPRNLNYMWNFGVLAGLFLTIQIVTGIVLAMWYFASADGAFNSVEHIMRDVNAGWLIRYAHSNGASFFFIVTYIHIFRGLFYGSYKAPRELVWMLGLVIYLLMMATAFMGYVLPWGQMSYWGAQVITGFFSAFPIIGEPLRVFLLGGYAPDQASLTRFFSLHYLLPFVIAAVTVLHIWALHIPGSSNPTGVDVKDEKDTLPFHPFYTAKDGWFAGAVLLVYALFVYFMPNALGHPDNYIPANPLATPAHIVPEWYFWPFYAILRAFTVDFILPAKLWGVLAMFASILLLFFLPWLDKSPVRSGHYRPLFKIFFGILIVDVLFLGWAGGSAATPGKIAVSQIAAAYYFAHFLIILPFISKIERPLRLPNSISGSVLHGEAQESAPAGVKPRKTTTAG, from the coding sequence ATGGCCTTCAAATGGGCACAGCAATACGAGCCTAAGCACCCATTCATGCGGTGGATGGATGAGCGCCTGCCGCTCCCCCGCCTCGTCTACGGTGCGATCGGCGGCGGCTATCCGGTGCCGCGCAACCTCAATTACATGTGGAACTTCGGCGTCCTCGCCGGCCTGTTCCTGACGATCCAGATCGTCACCGGCATTGTCCTTGCGATGTGGTATTTCGCGTCCGCCGACGGGGCGTTCAATTCGGTCGAGCACATCATGCGCGACGTCAATGCGGGCTGGCTCATCCGCTACGCGCACTCCAACGGCGCAAGCTTCTTCTTCATCGTCACCTACATCCATATCTTCCGCGGACTGTTCTACGGTTCGTACAAGGCGCCGCGCGAGCTTGTGTGGATGCTCGGCCTGGTCATTTACCTGCTGATGATGGCGACCGCCTTCATGGGTTACGTGCTCCCGTGGGGCCAGATGAGCTACTGGGGCGCGCAGGTCATCACCGGCTTCTTCTCGGCATTCCCGATCATCGGCGAGCCGCTGCGCGTGTTCCTGCTTGGCGGCTACGCGCCGGACCAGGCGTCGCTGACCCGCTTCTTCTCACTCCACTATTTGCTGCCGTTCGTGATTGCCGCGGTGACGGTGCTGCACATCTGGGCGCTGCACATCCCGGGATCGAGCAACCCGACCGGGGTCGATGTTAAGGATGAGAAGGACACCCTTCCCTTCCACCCGTTCTACACGGCCAAGGACGGCTGGTTCGCCGGCGCGGTGCTGCTGGTCTATGCCCTGTTCGTCTACTTCATGCCGAACGCGCTTGGGCACCCGGACAATTACATTCCCGCTAACCCGCTGGCGACGCCCGCGCACATCGTACCGGAATGGTATTTCTGGCCGTTCTACGCGATCCTTCGCGCCTTCACGGTCGATTTCATCCTGCCGGCGAAGCTGTGGGGTGTGCTCGCGATGTTCGCGTCGATCCTGCTGCTGTTCTTCCTGCCCTGGCTGGACAAGTCGCCGGTTCGGTCCGGTCATTACCGCCCGCTGTTCAAGATCTTCTTCGGGATCCTGATCGTCGACGTCCTGTTCCTCGGCTGGGCCGGCGGTTCGGCGGCGACCCCGGGCAAGATCGCGGTCAGCCAGATCGCTGCAGCTTATTATTTCGCGCACTTCCTGATCATCCTGCCCTTCATCTCCAAGATCGAACGGCCGCTTCGCTTGCCCAACTCCATCAGCGGGTCGGTGCTTCACGGCGAGGCGCAGGAAAGCGCACCCGCGGGCGTCAAGCCGCGCAAGACAACGACTGCCGGCTAA
- the petA gene encoding ubiquinol-cytochrome c reductase iron-sulfur subunit: protein MATLEQSAEGSENTVATGDGVRRRDFLNVAAVSFAGVGAVAAIAPMVVQFGPPADVLALATAEVDISKILPGQAIKTVWRKQPVFIRNLTPAEIAAANAVPVSELRDPESLAQRTKPGKQNWLITLGVCTHLGCVPLGVGEGENKGPFGGYFCPCHGSAYDTAARIRSGPAPKNLMVPEYKFASETVVQIG from the coding sequence ATGGCCACGCTGGAACAGTCCGCTGAGGGTTCCGAAAACACAGTCGCAACCGGCGACGGCGTTCGCCGCAGGGACTTCCTGAACGTCGCTGCCGTCAGCTTTGCCGGAGTCGGTGCAGTCGCCGCAATCGCGCCGATGGTGGTTCAGTTCGGTCCGCCGGCCGACGTGCTGGCGCTGGCGACGGCGGAAGTCGACATTTCGAAGATCCTGCCCGGCCAGGCGATCAAGACGGTGTGGCGCAAGCAGCCGGTCTTCATCCGCAACCTGACCCCGGCCGAGATCGCGGCCGCCAACGCCGTTCCGGTCAGCGAGCTTCGCGACCCGGAATCGCTGGCGCAGCGGACCAAGCCGGGCAAGCAGAACTGGCTGATCACGCTGGGCGTTTGCACGCACCTCGGCTGCGTCCCGCTCGGCGTGGGCGAGGGTGAGAACAAAGGGCCGTTCGGCGGCTATTTCTGCCCGTGCCACGGGTCGGCTTACGATACGGCGGCGCGAATCCGTTCGGGGCCGGCGCCGAAGAACCTGATGGTGCCTGAATATAAGTTCGCGTCCGAAACTGTGGTCCAGATCGGGTAA
- the hemF gene encoding oxygen-dependent coproporphyrinogen oxidase, translating to MQPLDDQQQAARDWFESLRDRICAEFEAIEREAGSDAGFAYTPWDRTDPSGEPGGGGVRGQMNGKVFEKVGVNVSTVGGAFSPEFAASIHGAGDDPRFFATGISLVAHMANPHAPAVHMNTRFLCTTKRWFGGGADLNPAIPYGEDTEAFHARLRAACAAHDPTFYPRFSKWAEEYFWLPHRGVARGVGGIFYDHLDCNAPGEGATFEANLAFTRDVGEAFLDIFPKIVRKRMNAEFSAADMQRLLEFRGRYVEFNLLYDRGTLFGLKTGGNIDAILMSLPPLARWA from the coding sequence ATGCAACCGCTCGATGACCAACAACAAGCCGCGCGCGACTGGTTCGAATCGCTTCGCGACCGGATTTGCGCCGAATTCGAAGCAATCGAACGCGAGGCGGGCAGCGACGCTGGGTTCGCTTACACGCCCTGGGACCGGACCGATCCGTCGGGCGAGCCCGGTGGCGGCGGCGTTCGTGGACAGATGAACGGCAAGGTGTTCGAAAAGGTCGGGGTCAACGTGTCGACCGTCGGCGGCGCCTTCTCGCCCGAGTTTGCCGCCAGCATCCATGGCGCCGGCGACGACCCGCGATTCTTCGCCACGGGAATCAGCCTAGTCGCGCACATGGCAAACCCGCACGCGCCGGCGGTGCACATGAACACCCGCTTCCTGTGCACGACCAAGCGCTGGTTCGGCGGCGGCGCCGACCTCAACCCGGCCATTCCTTATGGAGAGGACACCGAGGCGTTCCATGCCCGGCTTCGTGCCGCCTGCGCAGCGCACGACCCGACCTTCTACCCCAGGTTCTCGAAATGGGCGGAAGAGTATTTCTGGCTTCCCCATCGCGGCGTCGCCCGCGGCGTCGGCGGCATTTTCTACGACCATCTCGACTGCAACGCCCCCGGTGAAGGCGCGACGTTCGAGGCCAACCTGGCCTTCACCCGGGACGTCGGGGAAGCGTTCCTGGATATCTTCCCGAAGATCGTCCGCAAGCGGATGAACGCCGAATTTTCCGCTGCGGACATGCAGCGGCTGCTGGAATTCCGCGGCCGCTACGTCGAGTTCAACCTGCTTTACGACCGCGGGACATTGTTCGGGCTGAAGACCGGCGGCAACATCGACGCTATCCTGATGAGCCTGCCGCCGCTCGCCCGCTGGGCCTAG
- a CDS encoding glycerophosphoryl diester phosphodiesterase membrane domain-containing protein — protein sequence MRSLSISVAWDESKAVLARDGRLLIPVALAMVALPSIVSTLIDPGSPTSRGSGISLLVFLLSLIGMIGQLALIRLAIGPSLSVGDAILHALRRALPFIGAIILLVLILLIVSLPIIILLSITIAGASAGDAALDPAQLAASPLFSVFVLVIFLVGIVIGVRMMMMSPVASAETAGPVAILKRSWELTRGKFWKLFAFLLLFVVAMVALMLAVGGVAGLGARSLFGEIEPFSGGALFVGVISGVLSALVTTVLSVMLARIYLQLAGRGEAEVSVPSSGD from the coding sequence ATGCGGTCACTTTCGATTTCGGTTGCGTGGGACGAGAGCAAGGCGGTGTTGGCGCGCGATGGCCGGTTGCTGATCCCTGTGGCCCTGGCGATGGTGGCGCTTCCCTCGATCGTTTCGACGCTGATCGACCCTGGCAGCCCGACCTCGCGCGGCTCGGGAATCAGCCTGCTGGTGTTCCTCTTGTCGCTGATTGGCATGATTGGGCAGCTGGCCCTGATCCGGCTTGCAATCGGGCCGTCGCTTTCCGTCGGCGATGCGATCCTTCACGCCTTGCGGCGCGCCTTGCCCTTCATCGGCGCGATCATTCTCCTCGTCCTTATTCTCCTGATCGTGAGTCTTCCGATCATCATCCTGCTTTCCATCACGATTGCAGGAGCGAGCGCTGGGGATGCCGCGCTCGACCCGGCGCAGCTTGCCGCCTCGCCCCTGTTCTCGGTCTTTGTGCTGGTAATCTTCCTTGTCGGCATCGTGATCGGCGTGCGGATGATGATGATGTCGCCGGTGGCAAGCGCGGAAACGGCGGGACCTGTCGCCATCCTCAAGCGCAGTTGGGAACTCACCCGGGGCAAGTTCTGGAAGCTGTTCGCGTTTCTGCTGCTCTTCGTCGTCGCAATGGTGGCATTGATGCTGGCTGTGGGCGGCGTCGCGGGCCTCGGCGCACGCAGTCTTTTCGGAGAGATCGAGCCGTTCAGCGGCGGCGCGCTGTTCGTCGGAGTGATCTCCGGCGTTCTGTCGGCGCTGGTGACCACGGTGCTTTCGGTCATGCTTGCCCGGATCTACCTGCAGCTCGCCGGGCGCGGCGAGGCCGAGGTATCGGTCCCCAGCAGCGGCGACTAG